A single window of Actinoallomurus bryophytorum DNA harbors:
- a CDS encoding helix-turn-helix domain-containing protein, producing the protein MTSEESVLTPTARRFRRQLGRELMAIRTLAGLSQREMCGKTSLSQSFVSRVENGEAAPANDELTAWVKAAGAGDKLGVLLALNEVVHTASAGAGTVRTFTLVDDYGDSYVRVRTERAELLITAPALIERYRGLFDQITGSALSEDRTGLAENRHAW; encoded by the coding sequence GTGACCTCTGAGGAATCGGTACTCACCCCTACTGCCCGGCGGTTTCGTCGCCAGCTCGGGCGTGAGCTGATGGCCATCCGGACCCTCGCCGGGTTGTCACAGCGGGAGATGTGCGGCAAGACCAGTCTCAGCCAGTCGTTCGTCTCCCGGGTCGAAAACGGTGAGGCGGCCCCAGCAAACGATGAGCTCACCGCTTGGGTCAAAGCCGCTGGCGCAGGAGACAAGCTGGGCGTTCTTCTCGCGCTGAACGAAGTCGTACACACCGCCAGTGCCGGGGCCGGCACCGTACGAACCTTCACCCTCGTCGATGACTACGGCGACTCCTACGTCCGCGTCCGGACCGAGAGAGCAGAGCTTCTCATCACTGCTCCTGCCCTCATCGAGCGATATCGCGGCCTCTTCGATCAAATCACCGGTAGCGCGCTGTCCGAGGACCGCACCGGTCTGGCCGAGAACCGGCACGCCTGGTGA